A region from the Geotrypetes seraphini chromosome 10, aGeoSer1.1, whole genome shotgun sequence genome encodes:
- the RGS2 gene encoding regulator of G-protein signaling 2 yields the protein MQSAMFFALQHNCGQMEKAAGNCQASEDKRGKMKKTIVKDWKTRLNYFLQNSSSSSKESPKAISNKKGKKLTYYRPNPEEALLWSETFDNLLANKYGVAAFRAFLKSEFSEENIEFWLACEDFKKTKSPHKLISKAKKMYNEFIEKEAPKEINIDFQTREMITQNLHAPAQCCFSAAQKRVYSLMENNSYPRFLQSEFYQELCRGPQITKEPQDT from the exons ATGCAGAGTGCTATGTTCTTTGCTTTACAACACAACTGTGGCCAGATGGAGAAAGCAGCCGGCAACTGCCAAGCCAGTGAGGACAAGAGAGGGAAGATGAAGAAAACCAT TGTCAAAGACTGGAAGACCAGGTTGAACTATTTCCTGCAGAATTCATCCTCTTCTTCCAAAGAATCTCCCAAGGCAATCTCCAATAAGAAAGGAAAGAAACTTACTTACTATCG TCCAAACCCTGAAGAAGCTCTGCTGTGGTCGGAAAcatttgacaaccttctggctaATAAAT ACGGTGTAGCAGCTTTCAGAGCCTTTCTGAAGTCAGAATTCAGCGAAGAGAACATCGAGTTCTGGCTAGCTTGTGAAGATTTTAAGAAAACCAAATCGCCCCATAAACTGATATCCAAGGCAAAGAAGATGTATAATGAGTTTATTGAGAAGGAGGCTCCCAAAGAG ATAAACATAGACTTCCAAACAAGAGAAATGATCACCCAGAATCTCCATGCTCCAGCCCAGTGCTGCTTCAGTGCAGCTCAGAAGCGAGTCTATAGTCTGATGGAAAATAACTCCTACCCTCGCTTCTTGCAGTCTGAATTTTATCAGGAACTGTGCAGGGGCCCACAGATCACCAAGGAGCCACAAGACACATGA